Proteins from a single region of Papaver somniferum cultivar HN1 unplaced genomic scaffold, ASM357369v1 unplaced-scaffold_48, whole genome shotgun sequence:
- the LOC113342844 gene encoding uncharacterized protein LOC113342844 has product MERKRSDPAKEGEFIDPVYTKLNTPISEILKKIDGQHPITYPWHRGQQPERTKNRSDFCEFHQFHRHTTDSCRDIKKVLQDMVNECKLQEYVVQPTAPPATGAPIHLVEIPREAQYLGCNTISQSAITSPVREGNITVRIHKRDFKGDEVFSVTREPAMEEWMKFPISFSASEALEGGHNHNDTLVVTMDIALPECEGEEVKNKALPWAMPKILIDGGSSVEILFYETFKQMGLKDECLISSTYNIFGFNGSSTRPRGEITLEILVGRILTLTTFCVVDVLSPYTAIIGRSWIHGIKGVASTYHQSLRFPTPDGVAEIVGDSGEAKYCYKMDVQNGENKVNSPKAQVRRDRGINIPSKTHNYMAISDVPAHSPGTHPRATPWPRSR; this is encoded by the coding sequence ATGGAAAGGAAGAGATCAGACCCAGCAAAAGAAGGGGAATTTATAGACCCTGTCTATACGAAGCTTAACACACCAATCTCAGAGATCCTCAAGAAGATCGACGGACAACACCCAATTACCTACCCATGGCATAGAGGTCAGCAACCAGAACGAACTAAAAATCGTTCCGACTTCTGTGAATTCCATCAATTCCACAGACACACGACGGATTCGTGTAGAGACATAAAGAAGGTATTGCAAGACATGGTCAATGAATGCAAGCTGCAAGAATATGTGGTGCAACCAACAGCTCCACCAGCAACTGGGGCACCCATACATCTCGTAGAGATCCCTCGCGAGGCTCAGTATTTAGGCTGCAACACCATCTCGCAATCGGCGATTACCTCCCCTGTGCGAGAAGGAAACATTACTGTAAGAATACACAAGCGAGACTTTAAAGGCGATGAAGTCTTCAGTGTAACCAGAGAACCTGCAATGGAGGAATGGATGAAATTTCCTATCAGCTTTTCAGCCTCGGAAGCATTGGAAGGAGGACATAATCACAACGATACTCTTGTGGTCACGATGGACATCGCACTCCCTGAATGCGAGGGCGAGGAAGTAAAAAACAAAGCGCTACCATGGGCAATGCCCAAAATTCTAATTGATGGTGGCAGCTCTGTGGAGATATTGTTTTACGAAACATTCAAACAAATGGGCCTCAAAGACGAGTGCCTCATATCATCTACATACAACAtatttggctttaacggatcgTCCACTCGTCCAAGAGGTGAGATAACGCTAGAGATCCTAGTGGGAAGAATCCTTACCCTAACCACATTCTGCGTGGTAGACGTGCTGTCACCCTACACAGCCATTATCGGACGATCCTGGATACAtggaatcaaaggagtggcctcCACATATCATCAAAGTCTAAGATTCCCAACACCTGACGGAGTGGCAGAAATCGTTGGAGACTCTGGCGAGGCAAAGTATTGCTACAAGATGGATGTGCAAAACGGCGAGAACAAAGTGAATTCCCCAAAGGCACAAGTAAGGAGAGATAGAGGCATCAATATCCCATCCAAGACCCATAACTACATGGCAATAAGCGATGTACCAGCACACTCGCCTGGCACCCATCCTCGTGCAACACCATGGCCTCGGAGCCGATAG